From a single Methanofollis sp. W23 genomic region:
- a CDS encoding YkgJ family cysteine cluster protein — protein sequence MPFTCIQCGECCSHLGDVHVVTEECGDGNFLMLNRYTGEEHAVRIDPDKTHLFPDRGIFERWPDACPFLRDDPVHGRICCIVHLTRPEICREYSCWRLLILNARGQRVGRVMERRHLATDDSALAECWEKYVGAIREEDDGRWDERVIETLTRAGYRVRR from the coding sequence ATGCCGTTCACGTGCATCCAGTGCGGGGAGTGCTGCAGCCACCTGGGCGACGTCCATGTCGTGACAGAGGAGTGCGGCGACGGAAATTTTCTGATGCTGAACCGCTACACCGGGGAGGAGCATGCCGTCAGGATCGATCCCGACAAGACGCACCTCTTCCCTGACCGCGGCATCTTCGAGCGCTGGCCGGATGCCTGCCCCTTCCTCCGAGACGATCCGGTACACGGCCGCATCTGTTGCATCGTCCACCTCACGAGGCCAGAGATCTGTCGGGAGTATTCATGCTGGCGTCTGCTCATCCTGAACGCAAGGGGGCAGCGGGTGGGCCGGGTGATGGAGCGCCGCCATCTCGCGACCGACGACTCCGCCCTCGCAGAGTGCTGGGAGAAATATGTCGGGGCGATCCGCGAGGAGGACGATGGCAGGTGGGACGAGCGGGTGATCGAGACGTTGACGCGGGCGGGGTATCGGGTCAGGCGGTAG
- a CDS encoding queuosine precursor transporter: protein MDFPIVWIYWALSLTIVTYASAYIIRHHRQYGYPALVGFYVVYLAASQVLAARIVEFDLGIAVFLAPAGVFIYPFLSQAIDMINEVYGEHKTHIAIGIAFLTQVLLVAFIVMTNTLTPAPFFAYESMWQEVFAQSLRIILASWVTFLVAQNIDAWIFARLKERYPNRVLLRSVSSDLFSLTVDSVIFVVIAFGGVAPLIPLIIGQIVAKNVIGFLDTPWFWWYKRYLEK, encoded by the coding sequence ATGGACTTCCCCATCGTCTGGATCTACTGGGCGCTCAGCCTCACCATCGTCACCTATGCCTCGGCGTACATCATCAGGCACCACCGGCAGTACGGCTACCCTGCCCTGGTCGGGTTCTATGTCGTCTACCTCGCCGCCTCCCAGGTGCTTGCGGCGCGGATCGTCGAGTTCGACCTTGGCATCGCTGTCTTCCTCGCCCCAGCCGGGGTCTTCATCTACCCCTTCCTCTCACAGGCCATCGATATGATCAACGAGGTCTACGGCGAGCACAAGACCCACATCGCCATCGGGATCGCCTTCCTCACCCAGGTGCTCCTCGTCGCCTTCATCGTGATGACCAACACCCTCACGCCGGCGCCCTTCTTCGCCTATGAATCGATGTGGCAGGAGGTCTTTGCCCAGAGTCTCAGGATCATCCTCGCCTCCTGGGTCACCTTCCTCGTCGCCCAGAACATCGACGCCTGGATCTTTGCGAGGCTCAAAGAGCGCTATCCGAATCGCGTCCTCCTCAGGAGCGTCTCCAGCGACCTCTTCAGCCTCACGGTGGACAGCGTCATCTTTGTCGTCATCGCCTTCGGCGGCGTCGCTCCGCTCATCCCGCTCATCATCGGTCAGATCGTGGCGAAGAACGTCATCGGCTTCCTGGATACGCCGTGGTTCTGGTGGTATAAACGGTATCTTGAGAAGTAG
- a CDS encoding DUF2254 family protein, with protein MIINWILNPYTQKELGQGINQLLINITSSNPAMQNTFATACTVMATLVAIIFSISLVMVQIGSEKYGYQILKQFIHNKVTKGLFLISMATILISLILMWQDMTNWHSFIFILVLILLWSIIFWRYYIFMTKITNYEQVIQLVHNNCIADIRRDKKKNVKEILESIEETAIRGISRTDTDFSFKFTIALFNIYRGILSEKKYSWVKDEICLHLVRIIDRAVELRVQFRNYLWTGIFDILNCEITENPEIDMEFIKAYTSEFLFRVNKKIIDEDDFESFKKEIQTYSVENTWGNPKSIQEEILQDIALEQFQFLPLFASDTTKYSQIKEKYLLLEYLIKEQSVKDHSAIQTAINEYTEYKNDLECEIKASLKTGDNLTAIVGELKANSSREIFNLNSLFVAFKMHQLFFIVGAYLVFREQEGDLKAQTYIKELWEHTESKNPHTININDSPVLFDPSWLTKVLFYGGSGVRYFPKMGKLTLIFDTFRDPERALQTYYLLCMTRYLSRTTEDPQIPSGEPTGRDYLKHDLEFCNIFVENSEDLLKNCDLLIEEADCWDQLFDNKAEEQLERTKTWIQKNREYCSEHTEELVKQIDYDCEKCRELKKYIKQGYGKIAINDIATIKIINREDRDTSNFQKYSSRIKNGYPKRHLINDEYVFDPIHHNKHIFEAIGERIARQEKICIIKTILSSKAITRSVDNNIDTIIDTINDKKSLLENKGYSPSTIIIPQELFRGFHDHGYIENSSQFICKDKTQLKIVFIPGFDHIILFDQNHSVAEYVRQGNENERLKISLKEMDDKLHLDICGCSEMFYSISNPDAFQIIDISAL; from the coding sequence ATGATTATCAACTGGATTTTGAATCCATATACACAAAAAGAACTTGGTCAGGGTATCAACCAACTTCTGATAAATATTACATCTTCAAATCCAGCCATGCAAAACACTTTTGCTACAGCTTGCACGGTAATGGCAACCCTTGTGGCGATCATTTTTTCTATATCCCTTGTTATGGTTCAAATTGGATCAGAGAAATATGGTTATCAAATTCTGAAACAGTTTATCCATAACAAAGTAACAAAAGGACTTTTTTTGATTTCAATGGCAACAATCCTGATATCTCTTATTTTAATGTGGCAGGATATGACAAATTGGCACTCATTTATATTTATATTGGTTCTTATTTTATTGTGGTCAATTATATTCTGGCGATATTACATATTTATGACAAAGATAACAAACTATGAACAGGTTATCCAGTTGGTGCATAATAATTGTATTGCAGACATACGGCGGGACAAAAAGAAAAATGTGAAAGAAATATTAGAATCAATTGAAGAGACTGCAATCAGAGGGATCTCTAGAACCGATACTGATTTTTCATTTAAATTTACAATCGCACTATTTAATATCTATCGAGGGATATTGAGTGAAAAAAAATATTCCTGGGTCAAGGATGAGATCTGTTTACATCTCGTGAGAATCATAGACCGTGCTGTCGAACTCCGTGTTCAATTTAGGAATTATCTCTGGACAGGGATATTTGACATCCTAAATTGTGAGATTACTGAAAATCCAGAAATTGATATGGAGTTTATTAAGGCGTATACTTCAGAGTTTCTTTTCAGAGTAAACAAAAAAATAATCGATGAAGATGATTTCGAATCATTTAAAAAAGAGATTCAAACGTATAGTGTAGAAAACACATGGGGCAACCCGAAATCGATCCAAGAAGAAATATTGCAGGACATTGCACTAGAGCAGTTTCAATTTTTGCCCCTCTTTGCTTCTGATACTACGAAATACAGCCAAATAAAAGAAAAATATCTATTGTTAGAGTATCTCATAAAGGAACAGTCAGTCAAAGATCATAGCGCAATACAAACTGCGATTAATGAGTATACGGAATACAAAAATGATCTTGAGTGTGAAATAAAGGCGTCACTAAAAACTGGCGATAATCTTACAGCCATTGTAGGAGAATTAAAGGCAAATAGCAGTCGTGAAATATTCAATTTAAATTCACTCTTTGTCGCATTCAAAATGCATCAACTGTTCTTTATTGTTGGTGCCTATCTTGTATTTCGGGAACAAGAAGGAGATCTCAAAGCCCAAACATACATCAAAGAACTGTGGGAACACACTGAATCTAAGAATCCACACACGATTAATATAAATGATTCCCCAGTACTTTTTGATCCTTCGTGGCTCACAAAAGTCCTTTTCTATGGAGGTTCAGGGGTTCGGTATTTTCCCAAGATGGGTAAGTTAACTCTTATCTTTGATACATTTAGAGATCCTGAAAGAGCATTGCAGACATACTATCTGTTATGCATGACGAGGTATCTTTCAAGAACTACTGAAGATCCTCAGATCCCAAGTGGTGAACCTACAGGAAGGGACTACCTTAAACACGATTTGGAATTCTGTAATATTTTTGTCGAAAACTCTGAGGATTTACTGAAGAACTGTGATTTATTGATTGAAGAAGCAGACTGCTGGGATCAATTATTCGACAACAAAGCGGAGGAGCAACTTGAACGGACAAAGACGTGGATTCAAAAAAATCGGGAATATTGTTCAGAACATACCGAAGAACTCGTGAAACAAATAGATTATGACTGTGAAAAATGCCGAGAACTGAAAAAATATATCAAGCAAGGTTATGGCAAAATCGCTATAAATGATATTGCAACGATTAAAATCATCAATAGAGAGGATCGAGACACTTCGAATTTCCAGAAATATTCATCAAGAATAAAGAATGGATATCCTAAACGTCATCTGATTAACGATGAATATGTATTTGATCCGATTCATCATAACAAACATATTTTTGAAGCCATTGGAGAAAGGATTGCACGCCAAGAAAAGATTTGCATAATCAAGACAATTCTAAGTTCAAAAGCAATTACACGATCAGTAGACAATAATATTGATACAATTATCGATACCATAAATGACAAAAAGTCATTGCTTGAAAATAAAGGATATAGTCCATCGACGATTATTATCCCACAGGAACTCTTTAGGGGGTTTCACGATCATGGATATATCGAAAATTCAAGTCAATTTATTTGTAAGGATAAGACCCAACTGAAGATTGTTTTTATCCCTGGTTTTGATCACATTATTTTATTTGATCAAAATCATAGCGTTGCAGAATATGTCCGGCAAGGAAATGAAAACGAGAGATTAAAGATCTCCTTAAAAGAAATGGATGATAAATTGCATCTCGATATCTGTGGATGTTCAGAGATGTTTTATTCTATTTCCAATCCTGATGCATTTCAGATTATAGACATATCGGCTCTGTAG
- a CDS encoding GAF domain-containing protein yields the protein METYSDTEQLILSYLRSHRPEECMLDKISRGTGKSRATVLKYLGILHAKGLLEYTFVGRSKLWKIKERSGTGEQAAPAAAHAEEEADLAALAFALYEARRQEADLADRLALPETIVLTVTDDLRVLAANRLFASLFPETRGLRDLLRPVDETRVDGALRSVKTGRAATVELDLREKAGIYRPYAVTLVPPPAAGPAGCVAVIGEDLSSRRRTKRDLEALLYIIRSVGTAPDEEHLLEGTMTGIREKLVPYLHAAVFTPGGHPAYATFEPSDDRMATVLPLVKESMEQLETAAAGPLALPGIGGEVKSALAVPIIEEEEATGAVLLLLGSEASATLVESLEIVADELASALKMQRLDRERSEYVNTLLALNRLSGILNDARDEASMLERSIEAVMGALGFEMGCVYLLDEADEMVPRVQRNMPESLRQMCLSGVFDALFERAFAEQKVVYITPEAPAYAALDEAVRAQGVRTVLIMPIKIGGEVVGLLNMGSGREKCYMRTSLENLSSIGLQLGLALERSRLARELEARG from the coding sequence ATGGAGACGTACTCAGATACCGAGCAACTGATCCTCTCCTACCTCAGGTCTCACCGGCCTGAGGAGTGCATGCTCGACAAGATCTCCAGGGGGACTGGCAAGAGCAGGGCCACGGTCCTGAAATATCTCGGCATCCTCCACGCGAAGGGGCTCCTGGAGTACACCTTTGTCGGCCGCAGCAAACTCTGGAAGATAAAGGAAAGGTCGGGCACGGGCGAGCAGGCGGCCCCCGCGGCGGCGCATGCCGAGGAGGAGGCCGACCTCGCGGCCCTGGCCTTCGCCCTCTACGAGGCCAGGCGGCAGGAGGCCGACCTCGCCGACCGCCTCGCCCTCCCGGAGACGATCGTCCTGACCGTCACCGACGACCTCAGGGTGCTGGCCGCAAACCGTCTCTTCGCCTCGCTCTTCCCCGAGACCAGGGGTCTGCGCGACCTCCTCCGCCCTGTCGACGAGACGAGGGTGGACGGGGCGCTTCGGTCGGTGAAAACAGGCCGGGCCGCCACCGTCGAACTCGACCTCAGGGAGAAGGCCGGGATCTACCGCCCCTATGCCGTCACCCTCGTCCCCCCGCCCGCCGCCGGCCCGGCCGGGTGCGTGGCCGTCATCGGAGAAGATCTTTCCAGTCGGCGGCGGACAAAGCGGGACCTTGAGGCGCTGCTCTATATCATCAGGAGCGTCGGGACCGCACCGGATGAGGAGCACCTTCTTGAGGGGACGATGACGGGCATCAGGGAGAAACTGGTCCCGTACCTCCATGCGGCGGTCTTCACGCCCGGCGGACATCCGGCCTACGCCACCTTCGAGCCTTCAGACGATCGCATGGCCACCGTCCTTCCGCTGGTAAAGGAGAGCATGGAGCAACTGGAGACCGCGGCCGCCGGGCCGCTCGCCCTGCCCGGCATCGGCGGCGAGGTAAAATCCGCCCTTGCTGTCCCGATCATCGAGGAGGAGGAGGCGACCGGCGCCGTCCTCCTGCTCCTCGGTTCGGAGGCGAGCGCGACGCTGGTCGAGAGCCTGGAGATCGTCGCCGACGAACTGGCGAGCGCCCTCAAGATGCAGCGCCTCGACCGGGAGCGGAGCGAGTACGTCAACACGCTCCTGGCCCTCAACCGTCTCTCCGGGATCCTCAACGACGCACGGGACGAGGCGTCAATGCTGGAACGTTCCATCGAGGCGGTGATGGGGGCGCTCGGGTTCGAGATGGGCTGTGTCTACCTCCTCGACGAGGCCGACGAGATGGTCCCGCGGGTGCAGCGGAACATGCCCGAGAGCCTGCGGCAGATGTGCCTCTCCGGTGTCTTCGACGCCCTCTTCGAGCGGGCGTTTGCGGAGCAGAAGGTCGTCTACATCACCCCCGAAGCCCCGGCCTATGCCGCGCTCGACGAGGCCGTCAGGGCGCAGGGGGTGAGGACCGTCCTCATCATGCCGATCAAGATCGGCGGCGAGGTGGTGGGGCTGCTGAATATGGGGAGCGGCAGAGAGAAGTGCTATATGCGCACCAGTCTGGAGAACCTCTCCTCCATCGGGCTCCAGCTGGGGCTGGCCCTGGAACGTTCGAGGCTGGCGCGGGAACTGGAGGCGCGGGGGTGA
- a CDS encoding DUF169 domain-containing protein, which produces MSYETTATELIELLGLKGSPVAVKLAKTADDVPAGYAKIEKSRHCQFVQDARLKGAAGYATAEEHMCKGGAGVMGVGPLPEHLANGSTYHKLGNFKTAEGALETVTAMPKSTEDFYASVYAPLETAAFEPDVVIIVATPRQALRLTQASLHTHGGRVSSDYSGIQSICADAVVAVIQRGVPNMTLGCNGSRKYSGIAEDEVILGIPPAHLGGIVEALKVFKEKWG; this is translated from the coding sequence ATGTCCTACGAGACGACCGCAACCGAACTCATCGAATTGCTGGGGCTGAAGGGCAGTCCCGTCGCCGTGAAACTTGCGAAGACCGCCGACGACGTGCCGGCAGGCTATGCAAAAATCGAGAAGAGCAGGCACTGCCAGTTTGTCCAGGACGCCAGGCTCAAAGGGGCCGCCGGGTATGCCACCGCCGAGGAGCACATGTGCAAGGGCGGCGCCGGGGTCATGGGCGTCGGCCCCCTCCCCGAACACCTGGCCAATGGGAGCACCTACCACAAACTCGGGAACTTCAAGACCGCCGAAGGGGCGCTCGAGACCGTCACCGCGATGCCGAAGAGCACTGAGGACTTCTACGCCTCGGTCTACGCCCCCCTGGAGACGGCCGCCTTCGAGCCCGATGTCGTCATCATCGTCGCCACGCCCAGGCAGGCCCTCAGGCTCACCCAGGCCTCCCTCCACACCCACGGAGGCCGTGTCTCCAGCGACTACTCCGGGATCCAGTCCATCTGTGCCGACGCCGTCGTCGCCGTCATCCAGCGCGGCGTGCCCAACATGACCCTGGGCTGCAATGGCTCGCGGAAATACTCAGGGATCGCCGAAGACGAGGTGATCCTCGGCATCCCGCCTGCCCACCTCGGCGGGATCGTCGAGGCTCTGAAGGTCTTCAAGGAGAAGTGGGGGTGA
- a CDS encoding DsrE family protein, which yields MTKTVSALGIKAPNTSILADNVVKYLDDPAETVVFLLSPGAEEGMEAVARKHGYTLEITSSDKHTEARMTPTGSTMEEIDVSGDFCPGPVITVGTILATLPVGERLKVTSASADSIADIAAAVESSGSKVVTQGADGEKHYLIAEKAEKQEGTQAVVARDRVLIAQSNGIGNAERAYATFLFAKAAQSMGKEVTIFLLMDGVSMARQGNAAVVKHPAFDRLDRLMDEVIRGGATIYACEMSAKFRGIGEADLVDGVRLAGAATYIQLLSDPANAVVNF from the coding sequence ATGACAAAGACCGTCAGCGCCCTCGGGATCAAGGCCCCGAACACCTCCATCCTCGCCGACAACGTCGTCAAATATCTGGACGACCCGGCGGAGACCGTCGTCTTCCTCCTCAGCCCCGGTGCCGAGGAGGGGATGGAGGCTGTGGCCAGGAAGCACGGCTACACCCTCGAGATCACATCATCAGACAAACACACGGAGGCACGCATGACCCCCACAGGCAGCACCATGGAAGAGATCGACGTCAGCGGGGACTTCTGCCCCGGCCCGGTGATCACGGTCGGCACCATCCTCGCCACCCTTCCGGTCGGGGAGAGGTTGAAGGTCACGAGCGCGAGCGCCGACTCGATCGCCGACATCGCCGCGGCCGTCGAGTCGTCGGGCTCGAAGGTCGTGACGCAGGGCGCCGACGGCGAGAAGCACTACCTCATCGCCGAGAAGGCCGAGAAGCAGGAGGGCACTCAGGCCGTCGTGGCCCGCGACCGCGTCCTCATCGCCCAGAGCAACGGGATCGGCAACGCCGAGCGGGCCTATGCGACCTTCCTCTTTGCGAAGGCGGCGCAGAGCATGGGCAAAGAGGTGACGATCTTCCTGCTCATGGACGGCGTGAGCATGGCGCGGCAGGGGAACGCCGCGGTCGTCAAACACCCGGCCTTCGACCGCCTCGACCGGCTCATGGACGAGGTGATCAGGGGTGGAGCCACGATCTACGCCTGCGAGATGAGCGCAAAGTTCAGGGGGATCGGTGAGGCCGACCTCGTGGACGGGGTCAGACTCGCCGGGGCCGCAACCTACATCCAGCTCCTCAGCGATCCCGCGAACGCCGTCGTCAACTTCTGA
- a CDS encoding DUF5400 family protein produces MEMIYQVLALAVLASSMVTGFITFRMLGMKLALHFGALMLALVATLAALATGIPALAMAAAALQVLATVTAFTQVWATFRYSFQTSPGFAPHLAMVTMLPVLAAASVLL; encoded by the coding sequence ATGGAAATGATCTATCAGGTGCTCGCCCTTGCGGTCCTCGCAAGCAGCATGGTGACCGGGTTCATAACGTTCAGGATGCTCGGGATGAAACTTGCCCTCCACTTTGGGGCGCTGATGCTCGCCCTCGTTGCCACCCTGGCTGCCCTCGCGACCGGCATCCCGGCGCTTGCCATGGCCGCCGCCGCTCTCCAGGTGCTGGCGACGGTCACGGCCTTCACCCAGGTCTGGGCCACGTTCAGGTATTCGTTCCAGACCTCGCCGGGGTTCGCGCCGCACCTCGCCATGGTGACGATGCTCCCGGTGCTCGCGGCGGCCTCGGTGCTGCTGTGA
- a CDS encoding TIGR04083 family peptide-modifying radical SAM enzyme, with the protein MKSTFHIMLIPTLGCPAHCKYCWSSDEHSPRMSIKTVEDVVEWLKDFRDDQVTVTFHGGEPLLAGEAFYQEALPLLAEGLSHLHPTFAIQTNLWLLTPGIADLFAKYKIPVGSSIDGPKEICDLQRGEGYYERTMQGYELAREHGLDVRFICTFTSYSVERKEEIFNFFLENNLTLKLHPALPSLRDSNPDEWTLTPEKYGELLVYLLDQSLEHLGEIEVMNINDLCRGVFTRHGTVCTYADCMGNTFAIGPDGSIYPCYRFVGMPEFVMGNVATHPSREELEQSAVWKQMEAFKAYVDEHCKDCAHIKYCRGGCPYNAIAPTGGEVKGVDPHCPAYARIFEEIGERINKEMFESSPFLEMGGPRSRRARETKPGVMALIRQMAMR; encoded by the coding sequence ATGAAAAGTACCTTCCACATCATGCTCATCCCGACACTGGGCTGCCCGGCCCACTGCAAATATTGTTGGAGTTCAGATGAGCACTCCCCGCGGATGAGCATCAAGACTGTCGAGGATGTGGTCGAATGGCTCAAGGACTTCAGGGACGACCAGGTCACCGTCACCTTCCATGGCGGCGAGCCCCTCCTGGCCGGCGAGGCATTTTACCAGGAGGCCCTCCCCCTCCTCGCCGAAGGGCTCAGCCACCTCCACCCCACCTTCGCGATCCAGACCAACCTCTGGCTCCTCACCCCCGGCATCGCCGACCTCTTCGCGAAGTACAAAATCCCGGTCGGCTCCAGCATCGACGGCCCCAAGGAGATCTGCGACCTGCAGCGGGGCGAGGGCTACTATGAACGGACGATGCAGGGCTACGAACTTGCCCGCGAGCACGGGCTCGACGTCCGGTTCATCTGCACCTTCACCTCGTACTCGGTGGAGCGCAAAGAAGAGATCTTCAACTTCTTCCTCGAGAACAATCTGACCCTCAAACTCCACCCGGCCCTCCCGTCGCTGCGCGACTCCAACCCGGACGAGTGGACGCTCACGCCGGAGAAGTACGGCGAACTCCTCGTCTACCTCCTGGACCAGTCCCTCGAACACCTGGGCGAGATCGAGGTGATGAACATCAACGACCTCTGCCGTGGGGTCTTCACCCGCCACGGCACGGTCTGCACCTATGCCGACTGCATGGGCAACACCTTCGCGATCGGCCCGGACGGGAGCATCTACCCGTGTTACCGTTTCGTGGGCATGCCCGAGTTCGTGATGGGCAATGTCGCCACGCACCCGAGCAGAGAGGAACTCGAACAGTCCGCGGTCTGGAAGCAGATGGAGGCGTTCAAGGCATATGTCGATGAGCACTGCAAGGACTGCGCACACATCAAATATTGCCGGGGCGGGTGCCCGTACAACGCCATCGCACCGACCGGCGGCGAGGTGAAGGGCGTCGACCCGCACTGCCCGGCCTATGCCAGGATCTTCGAGGAGATTGGTGAGCGGATCAACAAGGAGATGTTCGAGTCCTCGCCCTTCCTTGAGATGGGCGGGCCGCGGTCGAGACGGGCGAGGGAGACGAAGCCGGGCGTGATGGCGCTGATCAGGCAGATGGCGATGCGGTGA